A genome region from Candidatus Dormiibacterota bacterium includes the following:
- a CDS encoding type II secretion system F family protein, whose amino-acid sequence MATFAYTAKDKKGELKKGTLIAADQSSAAANLIDKGLTPILVKEEVAKTASGLNLRLPFGSRIKLVEKVIFSRQFATMINAGVPIVQSLAILEKQTTSRKFKAAIGDTAKKVEGGSTLSAALAAHPDVFSPVYVNMVKAGESGGLLDQVLDRLATQQEKDAEIVGKVRGAMIYPAVITSVTVAAFFFLMVVIVPKLSAIFEGLGGELPIYTKIMLLISSSLINYGLFLLAGLVVMVVLFIRFVRTPSGKRVFDRFLLRLPIFGQIIVKVNIARFARTFGSLMSSGLSVLDALQSTATALNNTVFQDGLKEVAKEVKAGKPISETIAKNEVFPPIVAQMLAVGEETGQLDSILIKLAEFYEKEVDAVIAGLTSIIEPILILVLGGMVGFIVISVFGPLSSLNEAI is encoded by the coding sequence ATGGCTACATTTGCCTACACAGCTAAAGACAAGAAAGGTGAGCTTAAAAAGGGTACCCTGATAGCTGCCGATCAATCCTCAGCTGCTGCTAACTTAATCGATAAGGGGCTAACTCCGATCCTGGTAAAAGAAGAGGTTGCAAAGACCGCCTCCGGGCTTAATTTGCGCCTACCGTTCGGTTCTAGAATAAAGCTGGTAGAAAAAGTCATATTCTCGCGGCAGTTTGCCACCATGATTAATGCCGGTGTGCCGATTGTGCAATCGCTGGCAATCCTCGAAAAGCAGACTACTAGTCGTAAGTTCAAGGCCGCAATTGGCGACACGGCAAAAAAGGTGGAGGGCGGCTCGACACTATCGGCGGCTCTGGCGGCCCACCCGGATGTGTTTTCTCCGGTTTACGTCAATATGGTTAAAGCCGGGGAATCGGGCGGACTGCTCGACCAAGTGCTTGATAGACTAGCTACCCAGCAGGAAAAAGATGCCGAAATTGTCGGCAAAGTCCGCGGCGCTATGATCTACCCCGCCGTTATTACATCGGTTACAGTTGCTGCCTTTTTTTTCTTAATGGTGGTGATTGTGCCAAAACTGTCCGCCATCTTCGAAGGATTAGGCGGCGAACTGCCAATCTACACCAAAATTATGCTATTAATCAGCAGCAGCCTGATAAACTACGGCCTATTTCTACTGGCTGGGCTGGTTGTCATGGTAGTTTTGTTTATACGCTTCGTTCGCACCCCAAGCGGCAAGCGAGTTTTTGACCGCTTCCTGCTGCGCCTGCCGATTTTCGGGCAGATTATCGTGAAAGTGAATATAGCGCGGTTTGCCAGGACTTTCGGCTCACTGATGAGCTCGGGGCTATCTGTCTTGGATGCCCTGCAGTCCACAGCCACCGCCTTAAACAACACAGTCTTTCAGGATGGCCTTAAAGAGGTTGCCAAAGAGGTTAAGGCCGGCAAGCCGATATCGGAAACGATTGCTAAAAATGAGGTTTTTCCCCCGATTGTCGCCCAGATGCTGGCCGTCGGCGAAGAAACCGGCCAGCTTGATTCCATATTAATTAAGCTGGCGGAATTTTACGAAAAAGAAGTAGATGCCGTAATAGCCGGCTTGACCTCTATTATTGAACCGATTCTAATTCTAGTCTTGGGCGGCATGGTCGGATTCATCGTCATCTCGGTCTTCGGGCCGCTCTCATCTTTGAATGAAGCAATATAG
- a CDS encoding ATPase, T2SS/T4P/T4SS family produces the protein MRISTAELKRLLIENKVKPEVIKEAEEAHEQTGEPLLAAVLKRKIISEKQLLELYAKSIEVPYVELKDQKIPRDILTKIPERIARKYQAVLFGKEGSQLLLAMADPEDFQAADFISKQIGLDVKIHLAALTDIMALIDQYKGNISSEITKAIKDSSTEEENQQEVSAKDLAEDAPIAKTVNIILEYAIKSRASDIHIEPRESLVQIRYRIDGVLRETMTLPRPILPAVVSRIKILSNLKIDEHRVPQDGRFKFVMGSKTVALRVSTLPVMDGEKVVMRLLDESAKALTLEELGIEGKGFAIINASLKKPHGMVLVTGPTGSGKSTTLYSILTTMNTPGVNISTVEDPVEYRIPGVNQTQVNTKTGMTFATGLRSLLRQDPNIIMVGEIRDKETADLAVQAALTGHVVLSTLHTNNAATTLPRLLDMKIEPFLIASTVNTVIGQRLVRKLCHNCRISYVPEGAALEDIKSDFQVEGALKRFHEQHAAAQKQIEDLKKKKRTDGSGKEIMQKISSDPNIVDHTKEDIMDDKPNTAAAKVEPAVPKTLKDGEFELYKSGKGCEECGGNGYIGRMGIYEVLGVDEKIGQLIVNHATSEEIQSAAIEAGMLTMQQDGFLKALRGMTTIEEVLRVTKE, from the coding sequence ATGCGTATCTCGACAGCGGAGCTTAAACGCCTGCTGATAGAAAACAAGGTTAAACCTGAGGTTATTAAAGAAGCCGAAGAAGCTCATGAGCAGACCGGTGAGCCTCTGCTAGCGGCTGTGCTTAAACGTAAAATAATATCTGAAAAACAGCTTCTGGAACTGTATGCCAAAAGCATTGAGGTCCCTTACGTGGAGCTGAAAGACCAAAAAATCCCGCGTGATATTCTGACCAAAATTCCCGAACGTATTGCCCGCAAATACCAAGCAGTATTATTCGGCAAGGAGGGTTCGCAACTACTCTTGGCTATGGCCGACCCGGAAGATTTCCAAGCCGCTGACTTTATCTCCAAACAGATCGGGCTGGACGTTAAAATTCACTTGGCTGCTCTGACCGATATTATGGCACTCATAGATCAATACAAAGGCAATATCTCCAGTGAAATCACCAAAGCCATTAAGGACTCTTCGACAGAAGAGGAAAACCAACAGGAAGTCAGCGCCAAAGATTTGGCCGAAGATGCTCCAATCGCCAAAACCGTCAATATTATTCTAGAATATGCTATTAAATCTAGGGCTTCAGACATCCACATCGAACCAAGGGAAAGCCTTGTGCAAATCCGCTACCGAATAGATGGTGTGCTGCGCGAAACCATGACCCTACCTCGGCCAATTCTGCCGGCGGTTGTCTCGCGCATTAAGATTCTCTCAAACCTCAAGATCGACGAGCATCGCGTGCCGCAAGACGGACGCTTTAAATTCGTAATGGGTTCAAAAACGGTTGCCCTGCGTGTTTCCACACTGCCGGTGATGGACGGCGAAAAGGTAGTAATGCGTCTGCTCGATGAATCGGCCAAAGCTTTGACCTTAGAAGAGCTGGGCATAGAAGGCAAGGGTTTTGCCATTATTAACGCGAGCCTTAAAAAACCACACGGAATGGTACTGGTAACCGGCCCGACAGGCTCAGGTAAATCGACTACACTCTACAGTATTCTAACCACCATGAATACTCCCGGAGTGAATATTTCTACGGTGGAAGATCCGGTAGAATATCGTATTCCCGGTGTTAATCAAACGCAAGTAAATACTAAAACCGGCATGACCTTTGCCACCGGCCTTAGATCTCTCTTGCGCCAGGACCCGAACATTATCATGGTCGGTGAGATTCGCGATAAAGAGACTGCCGATCTAGCGGTGCAGGCTGCCCTGACCGGACACGTTGTGCTCTCTACCCTACACACCAATAATGCCGCCACTACCCTGCCCCGCCTGCTAGATATGAAAATCGAGCCCTTTTTAATCGCCTCTACTGTTAATACCGTTATCGGGCAGCGTTTGGTACGCAAGCTTTGCCACAACTGTCGCATCAGTTATGTGCCGGAGGGCGCCGCTCTTGAAGATATTAAGAGCGACTTTCAGGTAGAAGGTGCCTTAAAGCGCTTCCATGAACAGCACGCGGCGGCTCAAAAGCAGATTGAAGACCTTAAAAAGAAAAAGAGGACAGACGGCTCTGGTAAAGAGATTATGCAAAAAATCTCTTCCGATCCGAACATAGTTGACCACACTAAAGAAGATATTATGGACGATAAGCCCAATACAGCAGCCGCCAAAGTCGAACCGGCAGTACCCAAAACATTAAAAGACGGCGAGTTTGAACTATACAAATCCGGCAAAGGATGTGAGGAATGCGGCGGCAACGGCTATATAGGCCGAATGGGTATTTACGAGGTGCTAGGTGTAGATGAAAAAATTGGCCAGCTGATTGTGAACCACGCTACTAGCGAAGAGATCCAGAGTGCCGCTATTGAGGCCGGTATGCTGACTATGCAGCAAGACGGTTTCTTAAAAGCCCTGAGAGGTATGACGACAATCGAAGAAGTGCTAAGGGTCACAAAGGAGTAG
- a CDS encoding lamin tail domain-containing protein produces MFLRIFASIIIAVAGFGGVALASAEHLVISELQTGTSASSGEEFAELYNPTDSDIDVDGWKLEYKSAASADTDTSWSTKATLTGTIKAHGFYLIASADYLPPADAQLSVGFSATAGHVRIVNSNGAAIDKLGYGVTANAPETAPASAPAAGQSLERLPGLIRELAGNGTDTDDNANDFVLRLSPQPQSTSATSEPADIQGDESPENPAPEESEEPTPSPDYLPVSITELLVDPQTPLTDSEDEFIELYNSNSEPVSLEGYVLKSGTGLHDSYTLPEIIINPGEYVVVYAKDTGLSLVNTGGTAQLLDPSGKIVGQADAYPAAEPGLAWALVAGAWQWTLQTTPAQANVLVAPLVADKAKAEKPKATKKASAKAKTKASKAKSAKAVKASKTSKAKVASAAPAQRPKAANFKPADWLIGILITLTLGYAIYEFRYDIQNIYHKLRGHGKARG; encoded by the coding sequence TTGTTTTTACGAATTTTTGCATCAATCATCATAGCAGTAGCCGGTTTCGGAGGTGTGGCACTAGCCAGTGCGGAACATTTAGTAATAAGCGAGTTGCAGACTGGCACCTCAGCCAGCTCTGGGGAGGAGTTCGCTGAGCTATATAACCCTACCGACTCGGATATTGATGTGGATGGGTGGAAGTTGGAGTACAAATCAGCTGCCTCGGCCGATACTGATACGTCTTGGAGCACCAAGGCTACACTTACAGGCACCATTAAGGCCCACGGCTTTTATTTGATTGCCTCGGCCGATTATCTGCCCCCAGCCGACGCGCAGCTTTCAGTTGGCTTTTCGGCTACCGCTGGGCATGTGCGGATTGTTAACAGCAACGGGGCGGCAATAGACAAGTTGGGTTATGGCGTAACCGCTAACGCGCCCGAGACAGCACCGGCCAGCGCCCCGGCTGCGGGTCAAAGCTTGGAAAGGCTGCCGGGCCTCATCAGAGAGCTAGCCGGCAACGGCACCGACACCGATGATAATGCCAACGATTTTGTATTGCGCTTGTCTCCTCAACCGCAAAGCACATCGGCAACTTCTGAGCCTGCCGATATTCAGGGTGATGAATCGCCAGAAAATCCCGCCCCAGAAGAATCTGAAGAGCCTACACCGAGCCCAGACTATCTACCAGTTAGTATTACAGAGCTTTTAGTCGATCCCCAGACACCGCTGACAGATAGTGAGGATGAGTTTATTGAGCTATACAACTCAAATAGCGAACCGGTAAGCCTAGAGGGCTATGTGCTGAAATCCGGTACTGGCCTGCATGACTCTTACACCCTGCCCGAAATAATCATCAACCCCGGTGAATATGTGGTCGTATATGCCAAAGATACCGGCTTAAGCCTGGTGAATACCGGCGGCACCGCCCAGCTGCTAGATCCTTCCGGCAAGATAGTCGGCCAAGCCGATGCTTACCCCGCTGCCGAGCCGGGGTTGGCGTGGGCATTGGTTGCAGGTGCGTGGCAGTGGACGCTGCAGACCACACCCGCACAGGCGAACGTGCTGGTAGCGCCGCTGGTAGCAGACAAAGCCAAAGCGGAAAAGCCCAAAGCCACCAAAAAGGCGTCTGCCAAAGCCAAAACCAAAGCCAGTAAGGCAAAATCTGCCAAAGCAGTTAAAGCTTCTAAAACTTCTAAAGCCAAAGTTGCCTCGGCTGCTCCGGCCCAGCGCCCAAAAGCAGCTAATTTTAAACCGGCCGACTGGTTGATTGGTATACTGATTACATTAACACTCGGATACGCGATTTATGAATTCCGCTACGACATACAAAACATCTACCACAAGCTCCGCGGCCACGGAAAAGCTCGGGGCTAA
- the tsaE gene encoding tRNA (adenosine(37)-N6)-threonylcarbamoyltransferase complex ATPase subunit type 1 TsaE produces MNSATTYKTSTTSSAATEKLGAKLGSLLRGGEVLELASDLGGGKTTLIRGVLRGLGYAESVPSPTFTISRVYKVRDNLEFHHFDFYRLGAGDIVDMELAEVLGDSRSIVAVEWGQHSGAGLPQERVRIHLEPGKAEDERGIIVEALSSKLNYIIEGLKK; encoded by the coding sequence ATGAATTCCGCTACGACATACAAAACATCTACCACAAGCTCCGCGGCCACGGAAAAGCTCGGGGCTAAACTAGGCTCCTTATTACGCGGCGGAGAGGTATTAGAACTGGCCAGCGATCTCGGCGGCGGCAAAACCACGCTCATCCGCGGTGTGCTACGCGGATTGGGGTACGCAGAAAGCGTTCCCAGCCCGACCTTTACTATTAGTCGCGTATATAAGGTACGGGATAATCTAGAGTTCCATCACTTCGATTTCTACCGTCTTGGTGCCGGAGACATTGTAGATATGGAGCTGGCCGAGGTGCTGGGTGATTCAAGATCAATCGTGGCCGTGGAATGGGGGCAGCACAGCGGTGCCGGCCTACCGCAGGAACGGGTTAGAATCCACCTGGAACCCGGTAAGGCAGAGGACGAGAGGGGAATAATAGTTGAGGCACTGAGCTCAAAGCTAAACTACATCATAGAAGGGTTAAAAAAGTGA
- the tsaB gene encoding tRNA (adenosine(37)-N6)-threonylcarbamoyltransferase complex dimerization subunit type 1 TsaB, translating into MILVIRTDRSEAQVGLFDGQKEIDVEKWEAGRQLADTLLDRIKDLLKKHNLEWKDLSGIVAFKGPGSFTGLRIGVTVANTIAYAQKIPIVDANGENWVSDGQKRLQKDENDTQIIPEYGAKPNITRPK; encoded by the coding sequence GTGATTTTAGTTATACGCACTGATAGGAGCGAGGCACAAGTCGGTTTGTTCGACGGTCAAAAAGAAATCGATGTAGAGAAGTGGGAGGCCGGCCGGCAACTAGCTGATACCCTCCTAGACCGCATTAAGGATCTGCTGAAAAAACATAACTTAGAGTGGAAGGATCTATCTGGCATAGTCGCCTTTAAAGGCCCCGGCTCATTTACTGGTTTGCGAATAGGCGTCACTGTGGCAAATACAATCGCTTATGCCCAGAAAATCCCTATTGTTGATGCAAATGGCGAGAACTGGGTAAGTGATGGGCAAAAGCGCTTGCAGAAAGATGAAAACGATACGCAGATTATCCCCGAGTATGGGGCAAAACCGAATATAACTCGCCCCAAATAG
- a CDS encoding prepilin-type N-terminal cleavage/methylation domain-containing protein produces MKKLLRKQGGFTLLELLIVIVIIGILAVLIIPNLTSGPKRARDSQRKSDLRNVKTALETYYNDYSAYPSGDYNGLESKLETDYIKDLPKDPKNSGTLIYTYTPSGCTGTTCTGYELKAHFENAKDGQADANGDYTISSAN; encoded by the coding sequence ATGAAAAAACTATTAAGAAAACAAGGCGGTTTCACTCTGCTTGAATTGCTGATTGTGATCGTCATCATTGGTATTCTGGCGGTTCTGATTATTCCGAACCTAACCAGTGGCCCTAAGCGCGCCCGTGACTCGCAACGTAAAAGCGATTTGCGTAACGTAAAAACCGCGCTTGAGACGTACTACAACGATTACAGCGCCTACCCAAGCGGCGATTACAACGGTCTGGAAAGTAAGCTAGAGACGGATTACATTAAGGATCTGCCCAAAGATCCTAAGAACAGTGGAACCCTAATCTATACCTATACGCCTAGCGGCTGTACCGGAACTACCTGTACAGGGTATGAGCTAAAGGCTCACTTCGAAAACGCCAAAGATGGCCAAGCCGATGCTAATGGTGACTACACGATTTCAAGCGCCAACTAA